The proteins below come from a single Parazoarcus communis genomic window:
- a CDS encoding ABC transporter ATP-binding protein, with amino-acid sequence MLTMEGVHAHYGHIHALHGIDVEVQVGEIVTLIGANGAGKSTLMMSLFGRPQASAGRIVFDGEDITHLSTHDIARRGIALVPEGRRIFPRMTVLENLQIGAAQADPANYEADIARVYSMFPILQERLSQRAGTLSGGEQQMLAIGRALMSRPKLLLLDEPSLGLAPIYIRRIFQIVRELNQDHGMTILLVEQNANQALKVAHRAYVLQHGEITLSGTGAELLASPEVRAAYLEGGGHA; translated from the coding sequence ATGCTGACAATGGAAGGGGTTCACGCCCACTACGGCCACATTCACGCCCTGCACGGCATCGATGTGGAAGTTCAGGTAGGCGAGATCGTCACCCTGATCGGCGCCAACGGTGCCGGCAAATCGACGCTGATGATGAGTCTGTTCGGTCGCCCCCAGGCCTCGGCCGGACGCATCGTGTTCGACGGCGAGGACATCACTCACCTGAGCACGCACGACATCGCCCGCCGCGGGATTGCGCTGGTGCCGGAGGGCCGGCGCATCTTTCCGCGCATGACGGTGCTGGAGAACCTGCAGATTGGCGCCGCGCAGGCCGACCCGGCCAACTACGAGGCCGACATCGCCCGCGTGTACTCGATGTTCCCCATCCTCCAGGAGCGTCTGTCGCAGCGTGCAGGTACACTGTCGGGCGGTGAGCAGCAGATGCTCGCCATCGGCCGCGCGCTGATGAGCCGCCCCAAGCTGCTGCTGCTCGACGAACCCTCACTCGGCCTCGCGCCGATCTACATTCGCCGCATCTTCCAGATCGTGCGCGAACTCAACCAGGATCACGGCATGACCATCCTGCTGGTGGAACAGAACGCCAACCAGGCGCTGAAAGTCGCGCATCGCGCCTATGTGCTGCAGCATGGCGAGATCACGCTGTCCGGCACCGGGGCCGAGCTTCTCGCCAGCCCGGAAGTGCGTGCGGCCTATCTCGAAGGCGGAGGTCACGCTTGA